The Vannielia litorea genomic interval AGAGGTGCCTACATACGCTTTCTTAAGGACGGCTTCAGGGCCAACAGCTGTGAATAGTCCGATCTCCAGAGGCACAACCACGGCCACCCGGCTATTGAATAACCGCCCCGCCTCGCTCTAACTCCCGGCATGGCACAGACCGCAATCAACCCCGACTCGCTTCCCTATAGACCCTGCGTGGGCGTGATGCTTCTCAATGCTGCGGGCGAAGTCTTCGTCGGCCAGCGGATCGACAGCGAAACGCCCGCCTGGCAAATGCCGCAGGGCGGGCTCGACGAGGGGGAAGATCATCGCACCGCCGCCTTGCGGGAGTTGGAGGAAGAGACCGGGATCGCCGCCAGCCGGGTGGAGATCATCGCCGAAACCGCGGAGCCGGTGCGCTATGATCTGCCGCCGCAGCTGCTCGGCAAGGTCTGGAAGGGCAAGTATCGCGGGCAGGAACAGCATTGGGTGCTGATGCGTTTTCTCGGCGACGACAGCGAGGTGGACCTTGCCACCGATCACCCGGAGTTCTCCGAGTGGTGCTGGCTTCCCGGCTCGGAGCTCGTTGCCAACATCGTGCCATTCAAGCGGGCCGTCTACGAGGCCGTGGTGGCCGAATTCAGGGAGTATCTCGCATGAAGCCCCTCGCCTCCATTTCCGCCGCCGCCGTGGCGTTCACCGCCGCGCTGGCCCCCGCATTGCCCGCCAATGCGCTCTCCTGCCTGCGGCCGGACCCGGTGCAGCTTTACACCCAAGCGCGCGACAGCGACGGGCGGTTCCGCATCGTCCACGGTACGCTGACCGCGCAGGAGACCATCCGAAAGCGCCGCCAGACCGGCAGCGACCGGCTCAACCCCAAGCCGGTGCATGTGAAGGCCCGGCTGCAGGGGATGCAGCTTGGCAAGGGCGGCTTTTCGACCCCGATCGACGCAGCCGTGACGGTGACGCTGGAGTGCTTTGCCTCGTGGTGCGGCGGCTGGCCCGGATCGGATCAGATGCTGATGGCGGTCGAAGAAACCAAGGGCGGCGGGCTGACCGTGTTCTCCGATCCCTGCTCCTCGAAGATCTACCCCAAGCCCACCAGTGCCGAGCTGCGCAGGGTGCTGACCTGCCACAAAGGCGGGAGCTGCCCGACCGAGATGCGCTGATCGTGCTTTTCCGCACATCCCGGCTCGGCTAGACGGGATGCATGGGACAGAAAGTCGATACCCGCGCCATCGGCCTCGACGTGGGGCTTTCCTTCATGAAATGGCTCACAGGGGCCGAGAACCTGCATTACGGGCTGTGGGACGGGCTGGCCTGCACCGCCGAGAACCTTGGCGCGGCGCAGGCGGCTTATACCGACAAACTGTTCTCCTACCTCCCCGAGGGGCCGCTGCGGATTCTCGACATTGGCGGCGGCGCCGGGGAGACGGCGCGCAAGCTGATCGCGCTCGGCCATGAGGTCGAGATCGTGGTGCCCTCGCCCTTCCTCGCCTCCCGCTGCCGCCAGAACGCGTCGGAGGCGCGGGTGCATCAGTGCTTCTTCGAGGAGTTCAGCGGCGCGGGCGGGTTTGACCTGTGCCTGTTTTCCGAGAGTTTTCAGTACATTCCGCATGAGCTGGCGCTGGAGGAGGCCTTTGGGCTGCTCAAGCCCAGCGGGCAGGTGCTGATCGCCGATTGCTTCCGCTCGGAGCACTACGAGGGGGTGAAGCGCAGCCAGACGGTCGGTGGCGGCCACCGCCTTGCGGCGATGCGCAAGACGGTCGCGGCGATGGATCTGACGGTGGAGGCCGAAGAGGATATCACCGAGGCCGTCGCCCCTTCGATCGACCTCGAACAGGGGCTGTTCAACGTGATCGGCCATGCGGTGAGCCGGGTGGACGAGGAATTGAAGCTGAAGCGCCCCAAGACCCGCTGGACGCTGGCTTTCGCGATCAAGCGGATGGTGAGCGAGCGGCGCTTGTTCCGGCTGAACGAGCGGCTGAACGAGCAGAAGCGGACGGCGGAAGCGTTCTGCCACTTCAACCGCTACATGATCATGCGCTTGTCGCGGTGAGCCCTGTAGCGCCGTCCCGTGGGGTGGCGCATGCAAGGGCTGTTCGTGGCACTTTATGGTGCGTTGTTCATCTTACTTCAGAGGTGAGTGCTGCCCTCACCGAAGCGCCGCCCCGGGGGGCGAGACGGCGCTGCACGGCGGCTTTGCCATGATTCCGTGCGGGGGCAAGGCTTAGTCGTGGGGAGCGCTCCTCCCTCACATCACCGCAAACGCGCTCTTCTGCCCCGCCGTGGCCTGGGTCTTGAAGATCGAGGTGTTATCCGGCGCGGGCGGCAGGGGCATCCGCACCGGCACGCTCTCCAGTCGTGGCTCCAGCACCGGCGCACCGGTCACCACGCGGCCTTGGATATCCTCCCAGAATTTTCTCTGGCCGAGGCTGTGGATGTAGCTCGATGCCCCGAGAATCGGCCAGGCATCGGCCCTTGCCAGCTCGTAGAAGAGGATCAGCCGGTTGCGGTCGCTCATGTTGGGCGCGGAGCCGTGCAGGGTGCGCACGTGATGCACGGTCATGCTGCCTGCCTTGCCGGTGAGCGTGACCGCCTTTTCCATGTCGAAATCCGGATCTTCGGGCGAGACCGCCCCGGCGAACACGCCGTTCACATGGTGGCTCAGCACCGGCCCCTTGTGCGAGCCCGGGATCACCATCAGCGGGCCGTTCGCCTCATCGACATCGGCCAGCATCAGCCCGAAGGCGAGCAAGTCGTCATTGGTGTGCGGGTAGAAGGCCCAATCCTGATGCCACTCCACCGCCGCGCCGCCGCCCGGGGCCTTGGTGTTGAGCTTGGAGGTGTTGATGATCGTGTCCGGCCCAAGCAGGTCGTTTAGCACCTCGGTCACCCGGCTCTTGGTCAGAATCTCCCAGTAATAGGGGTTCTGCAGGTGCGGCAGCTTGATCCGGGTCAGGCGGGGGTTCTCAGCCGTATGGCCCTTGTCGAGGTCGTAGCGGGCATCGCTCTCGGTCAACTCTCGGGAGGCGTCGATCATCTCGGCGGTGATCTCCTGCAGCTTCGCCAGCTGCTCCGGGTCCACCACATCCTCGACCATCAGGTAGCCGTTCTCCTCGTAGAACTCTTTCTGCTCATTCGTCAGCATCGCGCGTTTCCTCCCGTCAGCGACTCGATCCCTTGGCTATGGTATCGATACCATATCTTGCGTGGTACCGATACCATCGCTATCCCGAAACCGTCAACAGCGGAGTGCCGATGCAAAAGAAATGGGTCACCATGGGCGACGTGGCGCGCGCGGCGGGGGTGGGCAAGATCACCGTCAGCCGGGCCCTCTCGACGCCTGAAAAGGTCTCGCCCGCGACCCGCGAGAAGGTTGCCGCCGCCGTGGCGGAGCTGGGCTACGTGCGCGATGACACGGCAGGCGCGCTCTCGTCGCAGCGCAGCCGGGTGGTGGGGGCGCTCGTCTCCAGCCTCGATCAGCCGACCTTCGCCTCCACCATCCGCGGCCTTTCCGAGGGGCTGGCGGAGGGCGGGCTGCAGCTGCTGCTGGGCACCACCCAATATGAGCCGGAGACCGAGGCCGAGCTTGTCTCTGCCCTCATGGGGCGCCGCCCCGATGCGCTGATTCTGACCAGCTCCGATCACACGCTTGAAACCCGGGCGCTGCTCACCCGCGCGGGCCTGCCGGTGCTGGAGCTTTGGGAGCTGCCCGAAAGCCCGATCTATGCCGCCGTGGGCTTCTCCAACCGCGCCGCCGCCCATGCGGTGACCGCGCATCTGGCAGAGACTGGCCGCCGCGCCATCACCTTCCTCACCACCGACCGCCCGCATGACACCCGCGCCCACATGCGCGCGGAGGGCTACACAGAGGCACTCACCGACCTCGTGCCCGGCCACGCCCCCCGCATCCTGCGCCTGTCCCCCCGCGCCGAGGCGACAGGGCCGGAGTATGGCGCCGAAGGGCTGGCGCAGGTCATGGAACGCTGGCCCGATACCGATGCCATTGTCTGCGTATCCGATGCGCTGGCAATCGGCGCGTTTTGCGAGGCCGAGCGGCGCGGCATCGCGGTGCCGGGGCGGCTCGCCATCACCGGCTTCGGCGATGTGCCAGAGGTCGGCGCTTCGGCGCTCGGCCTCACCACCGTGCGGATCGACGGCCACGCCATCGGGCGCAAGGCCGCCGCCCTGACCCTCGCCGCCACCGCAGGCGAAGCGCTGGCAGAAACCCGCATCGACATGGGCTTCACCCTCGCCCGGCGGGCCAGCAGTTAGGCTCTAACCCGCGCTCAAATGCGCCGCCAGCGCACGGCCCAGCGCCACGTGATCCTCCGCCGCGATGTGGATGCCATCCACCGGGCTGACCGAAATCACCGACCCGGCATCGAAAAACCCGATCCCCCGCAGCTCGGCCAGCGCCCGGAGCGCCGGGGCCAGCCCCGCCCCATGCGCCCCCGCCCCGGCAAATTCAGCGCGGAACAGCCCGGCCTCGATCGGCGCAGGCGGCGCGACGAGGGTGATCTGCATATCAGGAGAGCGCGGCGCCTCCTCGGCGCTGGCGGCGATATCGAGCAGCCCCGCGATCCCGGCCGCGATCTTCTCTGCCGTGGGGGCAAACCGCGCCTTGAAGTCATTGGTGCCGAGCATCAGCACCATCCTGTCCAGCGGGGCATGGCTGCGCAGCGCCATCCGCAGCGCGGGTTGGGCGTTCATGAAGGCGCCCATCAGCGGGTCGTCATGCTGGGTCGTGCGCCCCGGCAGCCCCTCTTCCACCAACTCAACATCGCCCAGCGCTTCGGCCATTACGCAGGGCCAGCGGACGTCGCGGCCAAAGCGCTGCCCCGGCCCGCGCGCTTCCATCGGGGGCGTGCCGTAGGTGTTGCTGTCTCCAAAACAGAGAATCCTTTGTGCCACGGTTTCCTCCTCGCTTTGCCGCCTGCGCAGATTTCCCGTTTTCCGGGGCGGCGTCCATTGGCAGGATGCGGCAAAAGCGAGGGCGTGTGATGGGTAAGTTGGGCCGCAGGGCCGTGGTATTTGGCGCAGGGGCCGCAGCAGGGGTGGCGGGCGCGAAGTGGCTGAAGAGCGATGTGCCGGTGCTGGCAGGCACCCGCTCGATCGCGCCCGACGGCCGGGTGAACACCCTCAATGACGCCTCCGGCCTCAGCGAAACCCCGGTCGCCAAGCACGTGATCCTCACCGACGATCCGGGCGAGCAACTGGTGGCCGCGCTCCGCGCCGAGTTAAAGGAGGCGCAGGCCGAGGGCCGCCCGGTGAACCTTGGCGCGGCGCGGCACTCGATGGGCGGGCAGGCGATCCCGCGCGAGGGCACGGCGATCAGCTACCGCAACCCTTTCGTGGAGCTTGATACGGCGGCCAGCACCTACCGCGCCCATGCCGGCGCCCGCTGGTACGAGGTGATCGCCGCGCTCGATCCGCAGGGCTTTGGCCCCGCCGTCATGCAATCCAACTCCGATTTCGGCCTTGCCGCCACCTTCTCGGTCAACGCCCACGGCTGGCCGGTGCCTTACGGCCCGATGGGCTCTACCGTCCGCTCCGTGCAGATGGTGCTGCCCGATGGCGAGCTGGTCACCGCCAGCCGCAGCGAGAACGGCGAGCTCTTCGCGATGGCGATGGGCGGCTACGGACTCGTTGGCCTCATCACCGAGATGGTGGTGGATATGGTGCCCAATCAGCGGCTGGTCCCGACCTTCCGGCGGATGGAGGCCGAGGCCTTCGCCCCCGCCTTCCGCACCGCCGTCGACACGCCCGGTATCCCGATGGCCTATGGCCGCCTCAACGTGGGCCGCGATAGCTTCCTTTCCGAGGCGCTGCTCATCACCTACGCGCAAGACCCCGAAAGCACCGAGATCCCGCCCGCTGAATATGCCTCCGGCTTCACCTCAAAGGCCGCCGCAAGGCTCTACCGCTGGCAGCTTGGCAACGAGCGGATGAAGCGCTTTCGCTGGTGGACGGAAGCCAGCTTTGCCCCGATGCTCGCAGGCCCCGCCAACCGCAATGCGCTGATGAACGAGCCGGTCGTCACGCTGGACGATGGCGACGAGGCCCGCACCGATATCCTGCACGAGTATTTCGTGCCCTTCGACCGGTTCTCCGATTTCCTGCAAGTTTGCCGCGATGTGATCCCGGCCAGCTACCAGGAATTCCTGAACGTGACCCTCCGGTTCGTGGATACCGACGAAACGAGCTGGCTCTCCTACGCCCGCGTGCCGCGCATTGCCGCCGTGATGAGCTTCAGCCAAGAAATGACCGCGCGCGGCGAGGCCGACATGGCTCGCATGACCCGCAGCCTGATCGAAGGCATCAACGCCATCGGCGGCGCCTATTACCTGCCCTACCGGCCCCACGCCACGCTCGACCAGCTTGCGGTGGCCTACCCGAGGGCGCAGGAATTTGCCGCGCGCAAACGCGAGATCGACCCGGGGCTCCTGCTCCGGAACAACCTTTGGGACAGTTACCTGGGCCTCATATGACCATTCTTCGCCTCATCGCCTTCGGCTATTTCATCGCCCTGCTCGGGGCCGCCGCGCTCAACTACATCCCCGGCATCACAGACAGCACTGGCCTCGCCTTCGGCATCTTCGAGCTGGATATCTTTGACGATGCGCTGCATCTCGTCTCTGCCCTCTGGGCGCTGGGCGCAGCGCTCACCTCGCACCGGGCGAGCAAGCTCTTCCTGCTGATCTTCGGGGCGCTCTATTTGGCCGATGGCGCGATGGGGCTGGCCTTTGGCTCCGGCTACCTCGACATGGGCATCTTCACCAACGGCGTGCTCGATCTGCCCTTCGGCTTTAAGATCCTCGCCAACCTGCCGCACATCGGCCTTGGCGGCTTTGCCCTCTTCGCCGGGCTGGTGCTGGATCGCAAATGATCCGCTGGCTCTGGAAATGGGTCAAACGGCTGCTGGTGGTGGCGGTCCTGCTGATCGCCGCCCTGCTGGCGCCGGTCGGCTACGTGGAGGTTGCCTGCCGCGGCGGCGATGCGGTGGCGAGCGATTACGAACCGATCCTGCCCCCCGAGTGGCACCGCGCCGAGGGCCGCACGCTGATGACCTACCCGGAGTGGCACATCGTTCATGCCTATGACGATTACGCGCAGGTCATCACCACGGACGACCCGCACGACTTTGGCTACCTCAAGGCCGTTGGTGGCTTCTGGGGCTCGCTCTGCGCTCTCTCCGAGGCCTCCCCGCCCCACGGCGGCTTCGACTGGACCACCAAGCAAACGATCTACGTGATCGGCGTCAGCTTCACCGCCGAGCTGATGCTGAAGGCCGCTTATGAGGAGACCATCGGGCGCTTCTACACATGGCGACGCGGGCCAGACCATTCGGCGCTGGATGATCTTTCCGCCCGGCAGGCGCGGGACTATGCGGAATTTCTCCAGCAGACCCCGTGGTACAAATGGGACTTCCAGCGCGACATCGCCGAGCAGGCGGCCGCCACCGAGGGCACCCCGCGCGACAACGAGCGGCGGCTGGCGCTGGGCATCGAGTTCTCTGCCAAAGCGAGTTACGCCAAGGCGATTGAGGCCGCCGTGGCCGGCGTTGGCGCCGATGCGCTGCGGCTGCGGATGGTGGTGCGGGCCGAGCCGGAGCAGGTGGCCGGGCTGGAGGGCGTCGAGATCATCGAAACCCGCCCCGAGGGGCTGGTGCTCGAAACCCCGCGCTACCGCGAGCTGACCGAGTTGATGAAGGCGATGGCCACGCGCGGCGTCGAGTTCACCGAGATCGCCGGCAACGATGACATCATGCTCACCGCCGTGGCCGAGGCACCCCTCCCCGGCGCGCTCTATGCCAAGGCGCGGCAGGGCTATGGCGACACCCGCTCGCTGATGCTGATGAAGGTGTCCGAACTTGCCGCCTTCCTGCGCGAAAACGGCGCTATGGTGGAGCATGTCCACGATTATTAAGCGCATCGCCCTCTGCGCACCGCTGCTGCTTGCCGCATGGGTCGCCGTCATGGCCGCCGTCATGCGCTTTTCCGATGCCGCGCCCGCCGCCGTGGTGATGCTGCCCTCGCAGGGCTTCATCGCCGCCCTGCCGCCCGATGCTGCGATTCTCAGCCAGAACGCGGTGAGTCTCACGCTCAAGTCCGACACACCCGGTTTTGCCGCCCGGCTCTATCGCGCCGGGGCCCTGCTGGTGCTGCCCGCCGGGCTGACAGGCTGCCTTCCGCTCCCCGGTGCCCTTGCAAACAAGGGCTGAGTGCTCCATCTACCCTGCCAACAGATGATGGAGACTTGAGATGCTTGAACTCGGCCAAGGCACCGATGCCGCCCCCGCAGGCGACCTGATCAAGGACGTGAACGAAGCCGACTTCATGAAAGAGGTCATCGAGGCCTCGCAGGAAGTGCCGGTGATCGTGGATTTCTGGGCCACCTGGTGCGGCCCGTGCAAAACCCTCGGCCCGCAGCTCGAAGCCGCCGTTGTGGCCCAGAAGGGCCGGGTGAAGATGGCCAAGGTCGATGTTGACCGGAATCAGGGCATCGCCGGGCAGCTTCGCATCCAGTCCATCCCCACCGTCTATGCCTTCTGGCAGGGCCAGCCGGTCGACGGCTTTCAGGGCGCGCTGCCCGAGAGCCAGTTGAAGGAATTCGTCGCCAAGATCGCCGCGATGGGGCCGGAGGGCGATGGCGGGCTGGCCGAGGCGCTCGCCGCCGCCGAGGAGATGCTTGAGGAAGGCGCCGCCGCCGATGCCGCCGAGGTCTTTGCCGGTGTGCTGGGCGAAGAGCCCGAGAACGCCACCGCTTTTGGCGGGCTTATCCGCGCCTATATCGCCGCAGGCCAAGTGGAGCAGGCAGAGGCGATGCTGGCCAATGCCCCCGAGGCCCTGTCTGGCGCCTCCGAGGTTGAGGCCGCCAAGGCCCAGCTCGACCTGCTGAAACAGGCCGAAAGCGCCGGCCCGCTGGCTGAGCTGACCGCCGCCGTGGAGGCCGACCCGGCCAACCATCAGGCCCGCTTCGACCTTGCCACCGCGCTGCATGCCTCGGGCGATGCCGAGGGGGCCGTTGGCCAGCTGCTCGAGCTCTTCCGCCGCGACCGCGAGTGGAACGATGGTGCCGCCAAGGCCCAGCTCTTCACCATCTTCGATGCGCTCAAGCCGAGCGATCCGGTGGTGCTGAACGGCCGCCGTAAACTCTCCTCGATGATATTTGCCTGACGCACCGGTCGGCCTACCTCCTTGGCCATGATGCACGCAGCAGATCTCCCCGAGACACTCCCTGTCTTCCCCCTTCCCGGCGCCCTCCTCTTGCCGCGCGCCCGGCTGCCGCTGCACATCTTCGAGCCGCGCTATCTGGCCATGCTCGACGATGCGCTGAAAACGCCGGGGCGGCTGATTGGCATGGTCCAGCCCTGCGAGGGGCCCAAAGGCTGCGGCTGCGGGCCGGGGCGCCTGCAGAAGATCGGATGCGCCGGCCGGCTCACCGGGTTTTCCGAAACCGAAGATGGCCGCTACATGGTGACCCTCACCGGCATCTCGCGCTTCCGGCTGCAGGAAGAGCTCGATGGTTTCACCCCCTACCGCAAGGTCAAACCCTGCTGGAAAGGGTTTGACCGTGACCTTGGCAAGCCCGAGCATGACAAGGGGTTTGACCGCAAATCCTTCATGCCCAAGCTCTGCCGCTACTTCGAGGCGCAGGGGCTTTCGACCGATTGGGAGAGCCTTGAGGAGGCCGACGACGAGCTGCTGATCAACTCGCTCTCCATGCTCTGCCCCTTCGAGGTCGAAGACAAACAGGCCCTGCTCGAGGCGCCCTCGCTGGAAACCCGGCGCGAGACGCTGGTGACCCTGATCGAGTTCGCCCTGCGCAGCGGAGAAGACGGCGAGGAGCGGCTGCAATGAGCGCTGAGATCAAGGCCCATTCCAGCGTGGAACGCCATGTTCTGGAGGCGCTGGTCTGCCCCGAAACGCAGGGCGTGCTGCGCTACGACCCCGAGGCGGGCGAGCTGATCTCCGAGCGGGCAAGGCTCGCCTTCCCGATCCGCGATGGCATCCCGATCATGCTGGTGGACGAGGCCCGCAAGCTGGAGGAGTGAGCCGGGCAGCGCCGTCCCGTGGGGTGGCGCATGCAGCCGTTGCGCATGGCACTTTATGGCGCCGTAGTCATCTTACCTGACTGGAATGCGCCGGTTTCGCCGAAGCGCCGCCCCGTGGGGCGGGACGGCGCTAAAAGGGTGATCCGTCGCAGGGCGTGCAATCAGGGCGCACCGCGCCTAAAGAGCCTTCCCCTGCAACAACCGCGGCAGATCTCCGGTCAGCCCCGCCGCCTCGCGCATGAACCGCTGGCGGAGCTCGGGCACGGCCGCCACGGCAGAAACGCCCAAGTCCCGCGCCGCCCTCAGCAACGGATTATCGTTAGAGAACAATCGGTTGAACCCGTCCGTCGCCAGCGTCAACGCGGTCCGGTCGAAGCTGCGCCACGCGCGGTGCCGCTCCAGCACCAGCGCAGATCCGCAATCCTCGCCGCGCCGGCGCGCCTCTGTGACCACCTCGGCCAGCGTGGCCACGTCGCGCAGCCCCTGGTTCAGCCCTTGCCCGGCAATCGGATGAATCCCCTGCGCCGCATCGCCCACCAGCGCCACCCGCTCCGCCACGATCCGTTCGGCCACGGTCAGCCCCAGCGGGTAGGCAAAGCGCACCCCCTCCAGCCGGATCTCCCCGAGAAAGTCGCCAAACACCGGCCTCAGCGCCTCCAGAAACGCCTCATCGCTGGCCTTCGCCAAGTCTTCAGCCCGGTCTCGCCGTTCCGACCAAACAATCGAGCTTCGATCTCCCGGCAGCGGCAGGATCGCCAGCGGCCCGGAGGGCATGAAGAACTGATGCGCCACCCCGCCGTGGGGCCGCTCATGGGCCACGGCACAGGTCAGCGCGGTCTGGCCGTAGTCACTGTCGCGCCGCGCAATCCCGGCCCGCCGCGCGGTGGGCGAGCCGCGCCCGTCGGCCCCGGCCAGCAGCGCCGCCTTCAGCACCCGGCCCGAGGCCAGCGTCACCGCCACATGCCCCGGCTGCACCTCCTGCGCCACGATCTCCTCGCCTGCCAGCACCGTCACGCCCTTGGCCTCCGCCAAGGCCGCCATCAAAGCGGGTCGCAGGTGCCGGTCTTCCATCATGAAGCCCATCGGCCCCTCGTCGATCTCGCCGTGATCGAGGTGCAGCAAGCCGCCCAACACGCCCTCGCCGGGCCGCCCGTCTCCGGTTTTCACATGCAGGATCGGTTGCGCCTTTTCGGCCACCGCCTCCCACACGCCCAGCGCCCGCAACAGCCGCTGCGAGGCCAGCGCCAGCGCATAGGACCGCCCGTCAAAATCGGGCGACACCTGCGCCCCGGCAGGCAGCCGGTCCACCACCACAACCCTTGCGCCGCCCTTGGCCAGGGCCAGCGCCAGCGAGGCCCCGGTGAGCGCGCCGCCCGCGATGATCACATCCGCATCAAACATGGGGCGGACTATGGCCCGGCACGCGGGATTGTCCATGGGGCGCGGCGTCGCTACCGTCGCCGCGAAGAACGGGGAGACGGATATGGACTGGCAGGGCACATCGGCATCGGAGCTTGGCAGGGCGATTGGCAGGGGCGAGATCTCTCCTCTGGCGCTGACCGAGGCGATGCTCGCGGCCATCGAGGCCCATGAGTTCGGCCCCCGCATCTACGCCCGCCTGACCCGCGAGCGGGCGCTGGCCGAGGCCGAGGCGGCAGAGGCCCGCGCCAAGGCCGGCACCCGCCGCGGCCTGCTCGATGGCGTGCCGATCTCGTGGAAAGACCTCTTCGATACTGCGAGCGTTGCGACCGAAAGCGGCTCTAAACTGCTCAAAGGTCGCACGCCCACGCGCGACGCCCTCGTGCTCGCCCGCGCTTCCGCTGCCGGCCTCGTCTGCCTCGGCAAGACCCACCAGACCGAGCTGGCCTTCTCCGGCCTCGGCCTCAACCCCGTCACCGCCTCGCCCCCTTGCGTCAACGATCACGAGGCCGTCTCCGGCGGCTCCTCCTCCGGCGCGGCGACCTCGGTGGCCTTTGGGCTGGCAGCCGCAGGCATCGGCTCCGACACCGGCGGCTCCGTCCGCACCCCCGCCGCGTGGAACGACCTTGTCGGCCTCAAAACCACCTCGGGCCGTCTGCCGCTCACCGGCACCGTCCCGCTCTGCGCCAGCTTCGACACCATCGGCCCGCTCACCCGCAACGTGGAGGACGCCGCCGAACTGCTCGCGGTGATGGAAGCAGGCCGCCCCGCCGACCTGCGCGGCGCGACGCTGGAGGGCACCCGCCTGATAGTTCTGGAAACCGTCGCGCTGGATGATCTCGCCGGTCCGGTCTCTGCCGGCTTCAACAGCGCCGTCGAGCGGCTTCAGGCCGCAGGCGCGCTCGTCACCCGCCGCGCCCTGCCGCTGGTCACAGAGGCGATGGCGCTGGCCGGGCCGCTCTATGCGCCCGAGGCCTATGCCACATGGGAGGCCGAGATCGAGGCCGCGCCCGAAAAGATGTATCCCCCCGTGCTTGCCCGCTTCCGGGGCGGGCGCGATGTGGCCGCGCGCGAGAACATCGCCGCATGGCACACCCTCCACCGCCTGCGGGCGGAATGGGCCGAGGCCACCGCAGGCTTCGACGCGATCCTCATCCCCTCCGTCGCCAACCTGCCGCCCAAACAGGCCGATGTGCTGGCCGACGAGGCGCTCTTCACCGCCGAGAACCTGATGGCCCTGCGCAACACCCGCATCGGCAACCTCATGGGCCTGCCCGCACTCACCTTGCCCACCGGCCTGCCCTCCACCGGCATCATGCTGATGGGCGCACCGATGGGCGAGGAGCGGCTGCTGCGGCTCGGCGCGGCTGCGGAGAAGGCGCTGCGCTGAGGCTCCGGGCATGTCGTAGGACAACCGTTTGACTCAAATGCCACAATTCGCGCCCCACCCGGACCAAACAGCAACGGTTTCGCTGGACGGGGCCCGCCCGCGCGGCCTATCCTGCCTGCAAAAGCGGGGCAAAGACCCTGCACCCGAGGCAGTAACGTACAAACAAGATGACCTTTCCAGAGCGGTTCTCGAACCTGCCAGATTACGCCTTTCCGCGCCTGCGGAAGCTCCTGCACGGCACCGAGCCGGGCGGGGAGGTGATCGATATGACGATCGGCGAGCCGCGCCACGGCCTGCCCGGCTTCGTCGCCCCCGTCATCGCCGAAACCGTTGAAGGCTTTGCCAAATACCCGCCGAACGATGGCACACCCGAGCTGAAGGCGGCGATCACCGGCTGGCTGAACCGCCGCTATGGCGTGACTCTCGACCCCGAAACTCAGGTGATGGCGCTCAACGGCACCCGCGAGGGGCTGTTCAACGCTTGCCTTGCGCTCTGCCCCGAGCGGGCCGCCAATGGCGACACGCCCACGGTGCTCATCCCCAACCCGTTCTATCAGGTTTATGCCGTGGCCGCGGCCGCCGCCGGGGCCGAGCCTGTGTTGGTGCCCGCCACCGCCGAAACCGGCTTTCTGCCCGATTTCGCCTCTCTGCCCGAAGATATCCTCGCCCGCGCCGAGATCGCCTACATCTGCTCGCCTTCCAACCCGCAGGGCGCGGTGGCCGACACGCTCTACTGGCGCGAGCTGATCAGCATGGCCGAGGGCTACGGCTTCCGCATCTTCGCCGACGAGTGCTACTCCGAGATCTACCGCGAGACCCCGCCCCCCGGCGTGCTGCAGGTTGCCGCCGAGCTGGGCGCGGACCCGGAAAAGATCGTCAGCTTCCACTCGCTCTCCAAACGCTCCAACCTCCCCGGCCTGCGCTCGGGCTTTGTGGCCTCCGGCCCGGCCAACCTGACCGCCATCAAGCGGCTCAGGGCCTACTCCGGCGCCCCCATGCCCTTGCCGCTGCAACAC includes:
- a CDS encoding RNA pyrophosphohydrolase codes for the protein MAQTAINPDSLPYRPCVGVMLLNAAGEVFVGQRIDSETPAWQMPQGGLDEGEDHRTAALRELEEETGIAASRVEIIAETAEPVRYDLPPQLLGKVWKGKYRGQEQHWVLMRFLGDDSEVDLATDHPEFSEWCWLPGSELVANIVPFKRAVYEAVVAEFREYLA
- a CDS encoding class I SAM-dependent methyltransferase, producing the protein MGQKVDTRAIGLDVGLSFMKWLTGAENLHYGLWDGLACTAENLGAAQAAYTDKLFSYLPEGPLRILDIGGGAGETARKLIALGHEVEIVVPSPFLASRCRQNASEARVHQCFFEEFSGAGGFDLCLFSESFQYIPHELALEEAFGLLKPSGQVLIADCFRSEHYEGVKRSQTVGGGHRLAAMRKTVAAMDLTVEAEEDITEAVAPSIDLEQGLFNVIGHAVSRVDEELKLKRPKTRWTLAFAIKRMVSERRLFRLNERLNEQKRTAEAFCHFNRYMIMRLSR
- a CDS encoding phytanoyl-CoA dioxygenase family protein gives rise to the protein MLTNEQKEFYEENGYLMVEDVVDPEQLAKLQEITAEMIDASRELTESDARYDLDKGHTAENPRLTRIKLPHLQNPYYWEILTKSRVTEVLNDLLGPDTIINTSKLNTKAPGGGAAVEWHQDWAFYPHTNDDLLAFGLMLADVDEANGPLMVIPGSHKGPVLSHHVNGVFAGAVSPEDPDFDMEKAVTLTGKAGSMTVHHVRTLHGSAPNMSDRNRLILFYELARADAWPILGASSYIHSLGQRKFWEDIQGRVVTGAPVLEPRLESVPVRMPLPPAPDNTSIFKTQATAGQKSAFAVM
- a CDS encoding LacI family DNA-binding transcriptional regulator; its protein translation is MQKKWVTMGDVARAAGVGKITVSRALSTPEKVSPATREKVAAAVAELGYVRDDTAGALSSQRSRVVGALVSSLDQPTFASTIRGLSEGLAEGGLQLLLGTTQYEPETEAELVSALMGRRPDALILTSSDHTLETRALLTRAGLPVLELWELPESPIYAAVGFSNRAAAHAVTAHLAETGRRAITFLTTDRPHDTRAHMRAEGYTEALTDLVPGHAPRILRLSPRAEATGPEYGAEGLAQVMERWPDTDAIVCVSDALAIGAFCEAERRGIAVPGRLAITGFGDVPEVGASALGLTTVRIDGHAIGRKAAALTLAATAGEALAETRIDMGFTLARRASS
- a CDS encoding SGNH/GDSL hydrolase family protein, producing MAQRILCFGDSNTYGTPPMEARGPGQRFGRDVRWPCVMAEALGDVELVEEGLPGRTTQHDDPLMGAFMNAQPALRMALRSHAPLDRMVLMLGTNDFKARFAPTAEKIAAGIAGLLDIAASAEEAPRSPDMQITLVAPPAPIEAGLFRAEFAGAGAHGAGLAPALRALAELRGIGFFDAGSVISVSPVDGIHIAAEDHVALGRALAAHLSAG
- a CDS encoding FAD-binding oxidoreductase; translated protein: MGKLGRRAVVFGAGAAAGVAGAKWLKSDVPVLAGTRSIAPDGRVNTLNDASGLSETPVAKHVILTDDPGEQLVAALRAELKEAQAEGRPVNLGAARHSMGGQAIPREGTAISYRNPFVELDTAASTYRAHAGARWYEVIAALDPQGFGPAVMQSNSDFGLAATFSVNAHGWPVPYGPMGSTVRSVQMVLPDGELVTASRSENGELFAMAMGGYGLVGLITEMVVDMVPNQRLVPTFRRMEAEAFAPAFRTAVDTPGIPMAYGRLNVGRDSFLSEALLITYAQDPESTEIPPAEYASGFTSKAAARLYRWQLGNERMKRFRWWTEASFAPMLAGPANRNALMNEPVVTLDDGDEARTDILHEYFVPFDRFSDFLQVCRDVIPASYQEFLNVTLRFVDTDETSWLSYARVPRIAAVMSFSQEMTARGEADMARMTRSLIEGINAIGGAYYLPYRPHATLDQLAVAYPRAQEFAARKREIDPGLLLRNNLWDSYLGLI